The genomic window GAGCCGCGGTCGACGGTTTCCTCTATATACACAGCCGCGGATCGTGAGCTCCTCGACGGGCAGTACCGCGTGCGGTCAGAAGCCGGTGCGATCCTTGATCCGCTGCCGAACCGCGGCCTTGCCGTTGGCCAGCGTCGTCAGACCGAACCGGGTGGCGCTCCAGCTGCATTCGTTGTCCGAGGTCCAACGGATGTACACCAATTCGGAGTGCTCCAGCAGTTGCACGGCTTCATAGATCGATTCGCGCACCGGTCGGGCCTGCACGACGAAGCCCGTTTGCTTGGGGTAGCGGCGGAACATCCAGTCGCTGAGGTCTCCAACGGCGAGCCACGGCACGCGCCTGGGGGCGTCGGGGCCGAAGGCCGCCATGAGTTCGGGAGCCAGCTCGGCCGGCGGCGCGGCGTTGATCCAGTCGATCATGGGTTGGGCGGCGTCACCCTCTCCGGGACTTGACCCGACAATTCCCATGACGACCTCCTCGGGCACGCGCGAACTCCCGAAACGGAGCGTACTGCAGCCTCGACCAGGGATTTGGCTCAAGCGCTGATCTGAGGCATACTGTTCAGGTTGCCTTGAGCCAGGTTTGCGCTTGGCCGGGCATAGACCAGCGCCCAAACGGGCGCGTCCGGTCCCCTCCTTGGAGCGACTAATTTCGGTCGTCTTGAAGGCTGCGTGCGGGTGACACACCCGAGCGCGGGGGCCGGTGGACCACGACAGGTAAACAGCGGCGCTGTATCCGGCGCGACGCTATCGGCCCCGGGCGATTGGGGCGCCGATGTGCGCGTCGGGTGGCACTGGGTCAGAAAACGACTCGACGTCCGGACACGGGCTCGAGTGTGGGAGATGAGGTAGCACAAGCGTGGCGGGACAAAAGATCCGCATCAGGCTCAAGGCCTACGACCATGAGGCCATTGACGCGTCGGCGCGCAAAATCGTCGAGACCGTCGTACGCACTGGCGCCAGCGTCGTAGGGCCGGTGCCGCTGCCGACCGAGAAGAACGTGTACTGCGTCATCCGTTCTCCGCATAAGTACAAGGACTCGCGAGAGCACTTCGAGATGCGGACTCACAAGCGGTTGATCGACATCCTCGATCCGACGCCGAAGACCGTTGACGCGCTGATGCGCATCGATCTTCCGGCCAGTGTCGACGTCAACATCCAGTAGGAATTCGGCGAGCAATGGCGAGAAAAGGCATTCTGGGCACCAAGCTGGGCATGACGCAGGTGTTCGACGAAAACAACCGGGTTGTCCCGGTGACCGTGGTGAAAGCCGGTCCCAACGTGGTCACGCGGATCCGTACCCCCGAGCAGGACGGGTACAGCGCGGTGCAACTGGCCTACGGCGAGATCAGCCCGCGCAAGGTCACCAAGCCGGTCACCGGCCAGTTCACCGCCGCAGGCGTCAACCCGCGCCGTCACCTGGCCGAGTTGCGGTTGGACGACCCCGACGCGGCGACCGAGTACCAGGTCGGCCAGGAGCTGACGGCGGAGATCTTCGCCGACGGCGTCTACGTCGACGTGACCGGTACCTCCAAGGGCAAGGGCTTTGCCGGCACCATGAAGCGGCACGGCTTCCGCGGTCAGGGCGCCAGCCACGGCGCCCAGGCGGTGCACCGCCGTCCGGGTTCCATCGGTGGCTGTGCCACTCCGGCCCGCGTGTTCAAGGGCACCCGGATGGCCGGGCGGATGGGTAACGACCGGGTGACCGTGCAGAACCTGGTGGTGCACAAGGTGGATGCCGAAAACGGCGTGCTGCTGATCAAGGGTGCGGTCCCGGGCCGCACCGGCTCTCTCGTGGTGGTTCGCAGCGCGATCAAACGAGGTGAGAAGTAATGGCTGAGCAATCGTTGACCATCGAGGTCAAGACGCCGGCCGGCTCGGTGGACGGCTCCATCGACCTGCCGGCCGCGCTGTTCGACGTCCCCGCCAACATCGCGCTGATGCACCAGGTGGTCACCGCGCAGCGGGCCGCGGCTCGCCAAGGTACGCACAAGACCAAGACCCGCGGCGAGGTGAGCGGTGGTGGCCGTAAGCCCTACCGCCAGAAGGGGACTGGCCGCGCCCGCCAAGGCTCGACACGGGCTCCGCAGTTCACCGGCGGTGGCACGGTGCACGGTCCCACGCCGCGCGATTACAGCCAGCGCACACCCAAGAAGATGATCGCCGCGGCGTTGCGCGGTGCGTTGTCCGACCGGGCGCGCAACGGCCGTATCCACGCGGTGACCGAACTGGTGGAGGGTCAGACCCCGTCGACCAAGAGCGCCAAGGCTTTCCTGGGCACCCTGACCGACCGCAAGCAGGTCCTGGTGGTCATCGGGCGAAGCGACCAGACCGGCGCCAAGAGCGCGCGCAACCTCCCCGGTGTGCACATCCTGACGCCCGATCAGCTCAACACCTATGACGTGCTGCGGGCCGACGACGTGGTGTTCAGCGTGGAAGCGCTCAACGCCTACATCGCGGCCAACACATCCGAGGAGGTAACGGCGTAGATGGCAACCATCGCTGATCCCCGCGACATCATCCTGGCGCCGGTGATCTCGGAGAAGTCCTACGGCTTGCTCGACGACAATGTGTACACGTTTGTGGTGCACCCGGATTCGAACAAGACCCAGATCAAGATCGCCGTCGAGAAGATCTTCGCCGTCAAGGTCGCATCGGTGAACACCGCCAACCGGCAGGGCAAGCGCAAGCGCACCCGGACCGGATACGGCAAGCGCAAGAGCACCAAGCGCGCCATCGTCACCCTGGCGCCGGGCAGCAAGCCGATCGACCTGTTCGGGGCACCGGCCTAGCCCGACGAGAGAAAGACCTGATTAGACATGGCAATTCGCAAATACAAGCCGACGACCCCCGGCCGTCGCGGTGCCAGCGTGTCCGACTTCGCCGAGATCACCCGGACGACGCCGGAGAAGTCACTGGTCCGTCCGCTGCACGGTCGTGGTGGCCGTAATGCCCACGGCCGCATCACCACTCGCCACAAGGGCGGTGGCCACAAGCGCGCCTACCGGGTGATCGACTTCCGCCGCAACGACAAAGACGGTGTCAACGCCAAGGTCGCGCACATCGAGTACGACCCGAACCGCACCGCCCGCATCGCACTGCTGCACTTCCTGGACGGCGAGAAGCGCTACATCATTGCGCCCAACGGCCTTTCGCAGGGTGACATCGTCGAGTCCGGCGCCAACGCCGACATCAAGCCGGGTAACAACCTGCCGCTGCGCAACATCCCGGCCGGTACCTTGATCCACGCGGTGGAGCTGCGGCCCGGCGGTGGCGCCAAGCTGGCGCGGTCGGCGGGTTCGAGCATCCAGTTGCTCGGTAAAGAGGCCACCTACGCCTCGTTGCGTATGCCCAGCGGTGAAATCCGCCGCGTCGACGTCCGCTGCCGCGCGACGGTCGGCGAGGTCGGCAACGCCGAGCAGGCCAACATCAACTGGGGCAAGGCCGGCCGCATGCGGTGGAAGGGCAAGCGCCCCTCGGTCCGTGGTGTCGTGATGAACCCGGTCGACCACCCGCACGGCGGTGGTGAGGGTAAGACCTCCGGTGGCCGGCACCCGGTCAGCCCGTGGGGCAAGCCCGAGGGCCGCACCCGCAACCCGAACAAAGCAAGCAACAAGCTCATCGTCCGACGCCGGCGCACCGGCAAGAAGCACGGCCGGTAGGAGTAACCAACCATGCCACGCAGCCTCAAGAAGGGTCCGTTCGTCGACGGCCATCTGCTCAAGAAGGTCGACACGCAGAACGAGAAGAACACCAAGCAGGTCATCAAGACCTGGTCGCGGCGTTCGACCATCATTCCCGACTTCATCGGGCACACCTTTGCGGTGCACGACGGCCGCAAGCACGTCCCGGTGTTCGTCACCGAGTCGATGGTGGGGCACAAGCTGGGTGAATTCGCGCCGACTCGGACCTTCAAGGGACACATCAAGGATGACCGAAAGAGTAAGCGGCGATGACCAGTACTGAGTTCCCGTCAGCTGTCGCGAAGGCGCGGTTCGTGCGGGTGTCGCCGCGCAAGGCCCGCCGCGTCATCGACCTGGTGCGCGGCCGCTCGGTGTCCGACGCGCTCGACATACTGCGGTGGGCGCCGCAGGCGGCCAGCGAGCCGGTCGCCAAGGTGATCGCCAGCGCAGCGGCCAACGCGCAGAACAACAACGGCTTGGACCCGACGACGTTGGTGGTGGCCACCGTCTACGCCGACGAAGGCCCGACCGCCAAGCGCATCCGCCCGCGTGCCCAAGGCCGCGCATTCCGGATTCGCCGGCGCACCAGCCACATCACCGTGGTCGTGGAGAGCCGGCCGAGTAAGGACCAGCGGTCGTCGAAGTCGTCCAGGTCGCGCCGCGCCGAAGGCAGCAAGGCCGCCGCGAAGGCGCCTGCCAAGAAGGCTGCCACCGGTTCGGCAGCGAAGAAGGCGCCGGCCGCCAAGAAAGCACCGGCAAAGAAAGCACCCGCCAAGGCGTCTGAGACTTCTGAAGCGAAGGGAGGCTCAGACTAGTGGGCCAGAAGATCAATCCGCACGGCTTCCGGTTGGGCATCACCACCGACTGGAAGTCGCGCTGGTATGCCGACAAGCAGTACTCCGAGTACGTCAAGGAGGACGTCGCGATCCGTCGGTTGCTGTCCACTGGTCTCGAGCGCGCCGGTATCGCCGACGTGGAGATCGAGCGCACCCGGGACCGGGTGCGGGTGGACATCCACACCGCGCGTCCGGGCATCGTCATCGGCCGTCGCGGCACCGAGGCCGACCGGATCCGCGCCGACCTGGAGAAGCTGACCAAAAAGCAGGTTCAGCTCAACATTCTCGAGGTGAAAAACCCTGAGTCACAAGCACAGTTGGTGGCCCAAGGCGTCGCGGAGCAGCTGAGCAACCGCGTGGCGTTCCGCCGCGCGATGCGTAAGGCCATCCAGTCGGCCATGCGCCAGCCCAACGTCAAGGGCATTCGGGTGCAGTGCTCGGGCCGCCTCGGCGGTGCGGAGATGAGCCGCTCGGAGTTCTACCGCGAGGGCCGCGTCCCGCTGCACACCTTGCGGGCCGACATCGACTACGGCCTCTATGAGGCCAAGACAACCTTCGGCCGCATCGGCGTGAAGGTGTGGATCTACAAGGGCGACATCGTCGGTGGCAAACGTGAGTTGGCCGCCGCCGCCCCGGCAGGTGCGGATCGTCCCCGTCGCGAGCGGCCGTCGGGCACCCGACCGCGGCGCAGCGGCGCCTCGGGCACCACGGCGACCGGGACCGACGCCGGCCGCGCGGCGGGCAGCGAAGAAAGCGCTGCGGCCCCCGCGCCCGAGGGCCCGCCAGCAACAGAAGCGCAGAGCACGGAGAGCTGAATCATGTTGATTCCCCGCAGGGTTAAACACCGCAAGCAGCACCACCCCCGCCAGCGTGGCATCGCCAGCGGCGGCACCACGGTGAACTTCGGCGACTACGGCATCCAGGCACTGGAGCACGCGTATGTGACCAACCG from Mycobacterium kubicae includes these protein-coding regions:
- the rpsJ gene encoding 30S ribosomal protein S10, with translation MAGQKIRIRLKAYDHEAIDASARKIVETVVRTGASVVGPVPLPTEKNVYCVIRSPHKYKDSREHFEMRTHKRLIDILDPTPKTVDALMRIDLPASVDVNIQ
- the rplC gene encoding 50S ribosomal protein L3, yielding MARKGILGTKLGMTQVFDENNRVVPVTVVKAGPNVVTRIRTPEQDGYSAVQLAYGEISPRKVTKPVTGQFTAAGVNPRRHLAELRLDDPDAATEYQVGQELTAEIFADGVYVDVTGTSKGKGFAGTMKRHGFRGQGASHGAQAVHRRPGSIGGCATPARVFKGTRMAGRMGNDRVTVQNLVVHKVDAENGVLLIKGAVPGRTGSLVVVRSAIKRGEK
- the rplD gene encoding 50S ribosomal protein L4, encoding MAEQSLTIEVKTPAGSVDGSIDLPAALFDVPANIALMHQVVTAQRAAARQGTHKTKTRGEVSGGGRKPYRQKGTGRARQGSTRAPQFTGGGTVHGPTPRDYSQRTPKKMIAAALRGALSDRARNGRIHAVTELVEGQTPSTKSAKAFLGTLTDRKQVLVVIGRSDQTGAKSARNLPGVHILTPDQLNTYDVLRADDVVFSVEALNAYIAANTSEEVTA
- the rplW gene encoding 50S ribosomal protein L23; the protein is MATIADPRDIILAPVISEKSYGLLDDNVYTFVVHPDSNKTQIKIAVEKIFAVKVASVNTANRQGKRKRTRTGYGKRKSTKRAIVTLAPGSKPIDLFGAPA
- the rplB gene encoding 50S ribosomal protein L2, which codes for MAIRKYKPTTPGRRGASVSDFAEITRTTPEKSLVRPLHGRGGRNAHGRITTRHKGGGHKRAYRVIDFRRNDKDGVNAKVAHIEYDPNRTARIALLHFLDGEKRYIIAPNGLSQGDIVESGANADIKPGNNLPLRNIPAGTLIHAVELRPGGGAKLARSAGSSIQLLGKEATYASLRMPSGEIRRVDVRCRATVGEVGNAEQANINWGKAGRMRWKGKRPSVRGVVMNPVDHPHGGGEGKTSGGRHPVSPWGKPEGRTRNPNKASNKLIVRRRRTGKKHGR
- the rpsS gene encoding 30S ribosomal protein S19; the encoded protein is MPRSLKKGPFVDGHLLKKVDTQNEKNTKQVIKTWSRRSTIIPDFIGHTFAVHDGRKHVPVFVTESMVGHKLGEFAPTRTFKGHIKDDRKSKRR
- the rplV gene encoding 50S ribosomal protein L22, with translation MTSTEFPSAVAKARFVRVSPRKARRVIDLVRGRSVSDALDILRWAPQAASEPVAKVIASAAANAQNNNGLDPTTLVVATVYADEGPTAKRIRPRAQGRAFRIRRRTSHITVVVESRPSKDQRSSKSSRSRRAEGSKAAAKAPAKKAATGSAAKKAPAAKKAPAKKAPAKASETSEAKGGSD
- the rpsC gene encoding 30S ribosomal protein S3 → MGQKINPHGFRLGITTDWKSRWYADKQYSEYVKEDVAIRRLLSTGLERAGIADVEIERTRDRVRVDIHTARPGIVIGRRGTEADRIRADLEKLTKKQVQLNILEVKNPESQAQLVAQGVAEQLSNRVAFRRAMRKAIQSAMRQPNVKGIRVQCSGRLGGAEMSRSEFYREGRVPLHTLRADIDYGLYEAKTTFGRIGVKVWIYKGDIVGGKRELAAAAPAGADRPRRERPSGTRPRRSGASGTTATGTDAGRAAGSEESAAAPAPEGPPATEAQSTES